GCCGACTACTACTCCTACACCGAGGGCGTCCCGGACGGGCCGACCACCGAGCTGATGTGCCGGGTGGCCGAGGAGAACGGCGTCGTGCTCGTCGTGCCGGTGTACGAGCAGGAGCAGCCCGGCGTCTACTACAACACCGCCGCCGTGATCGACGCCGACGGCACCTACCTCGGCAAGCACCGCAAGAACCACATCCCGCAGGTCAAGGGGTTCTGGGAGAAGTTCTACTTCAAGCCCGGCAACCTCGGCTACCCGGTGTTCGACACCGCCGTGGGCAAGGTCGGCGTCTACATCTGCTACGAGCGGCACTTCCCCGAGGGCTGGCGGATGCTGGGCCTGAACGGCGCGCAGATCGTGTTCAACCCGTCCGCGACCAGCCGCGGCCTGTCGGAGTACCTGTGGCGGCTGGAGCAGACGTCGGCGGCCGTCGCCAACGAGTACTACGTGGGCAC
This portion of the Saccharothrix syringae genome encodes:
- a CDS encoding nitrilase-related carbon-nitrogen hydrolase; translation: MIANAVEAIRSAASQGAQVVCLQELFYGPYFCQVQDADYYSYTEGVPDGPTTELMCRVAEENGVVLVVPVYEQEQPGVYYNTAAVIDADGTYLGKHRKNHIPQVKGFWEKFYFKPGNLGYPVFDTAVGKVGVYICYERHFPEGWRMLGLNGAQIVFNPSATSRGLSEYLWRLEQTSAAVANEYYVGTINRVGVEPLGDNEFYGQSYFADPRGQLVGEAASDTEEEIVVRDLDMDLLAEVRDLWAFYRDRRPDTYQGLVQP